CGCAAACGTCAGCGAAACATTTTCCAGCGCGATTTGTGCCGTCATCACTCTTTCCCCGCCCAGGGCACCAACCAGCGTTGTAGCCCTAACAGTAATAAATCCAGTAAGTAACCAATGCCGCCCAGCAGCAGAATGCCAAGCATGACAATGTCCGTACGTAAATAAGAGCTGGCGTTGATCACCATCCAGCCGAGGCCGGAACTGGCGGCGACCATTTCGGCGGCGATCAGCGATGTCCAGCCAATGCCAATGGAAAGACGCACTGTGGTGAACAGCTCTGGCAGCGCATCCGGCAGCACCACGCGCAAAAAAATCTGCCCTTTCGATGCGCCCAGCGTTTGCGCGACGCGAATGCGTGCGCGACCGATGCGTTCCACCGCCGCGCTGGCACCAACGACCACGCTTAAAAAGGTAGCGATAAAGATCAGGAAGAATTTCGACGCTTCGCCAATCCCCAGCCAGACCACCGCCAGCGGGATCAGCGCAATCTTCGGTAGCGGGCGCAGGAACTGCACAAACGGGTTAAGCACAGCGGAAAGTCCATCGGATAAGCCCATCAGCAAACCCAGCGGGATCCCGATGGCAATCGCCACTGCAAAGGCGCTCAGCGCCCGCGCCAGGCTGACGGCGACGTGCTGCCACAGCGGCACCTGGCGGTAACCGTCCGCCAGCAACTCTTCGGCGGTCAGCCCAATGTCGGTCAGCGAAGGTAACAACAGCGGATCCACCCATTGCCGGGTGGCCGCCACTTGCCAAATCACAAAGAAGACCGCCACCGACAGCACGCTGATGACGATATGTTGACGCAGTTTCATTTTGCGGCTGCTGCCTCGCGGATGTAGCGCGAGTCGATGGCGCTATCCCAGTTCGCCGGGATATCGCGTTTGCGGATTTCGCCAATTCCGGCGAGGAAGTTCGAGGTTTTGCTCAGCGCTTTGCCGATGCCGCTCGCGCTGGTTTGCGTGCCGTTACCCAGCCACGCAGCGGTGCCTTGCTCGCTTAGCGTTGGATACTCCAGCCCGCCGAGGGTATTGGCAGCGGTAGTGACCGGTGCGCCGACCTCTTTTGCCACAATCGCGGCGGCGCGTTCAGGATCCTTTTTGAACTCATCGACTTTCTGCTGGTGTACGCGCAGGAAGGCCGTCACCGCTTGCGGATACTGCTCAGCAAAGGCTTTGCGAACCACGTAGTTGTTGTAGATCAGGTAGCCCTCTTTTTGCAGATCTTTGGTGGCAAAGACCTGATGGCCGCCGGAGGATTCCAGCTCCTGGGCAAACGGCGCCCAGACGTAACCGGCATCGATATCGCCGCGTTTCCAGGCCGCCACCATTTCCGCCGGACGCAGCGGCAGCAAAGTAATTTTGCTGCGGTCGAGTTTATTAACGCTGATCGCTGCTTCCAGCGCATATTGCGCCGTCGAATTTGGCGGATAAGCTACGCGTTTCCCTTCGATATCACGCAGCGTTTTAATGCCATCTTTGCCAATTAAACGTTCGTAGCTGGCAATCACGCCGGAAACCCCGATAATTTCCACGGGTAATTTACGCACAATACCGGCCGTGGCCGGGCTGGAGCCGAAATTGGCAATATCGATAGCATTGCTGGCGAAATAACTGAGCGCATCCGCGCCGGAGGCGAATTGCACCCACTGAACTTTCGTATTTAAGGCTTTATCCAGAGAACCATCGGCTTTCGCCAACATTAATACCTGGGAACCGCCGCTATACGCGACGCGCACTTCGGCTGGTGTAGCGGCAACGCTGGTATTTAGCCATAAGCTACCTGCTGCCAGTAATAAGCAGAGACTTTTTTTCATGTTATTTAATCCTGGATGTTATTAGCGCCGAACCACTATATCGACAGGCGGCGCTTTTATTTATTCGAATTATTGCGTTGGATATGCGTGGAATAAGAATGGTGATAATCGAGCCATATTTGCGCGCACTGCTGCGCCAGCGCTTGTGACGGATCGCAGGTCTGCGCGAGAAATGGTGCGGCAATCGCTTCCAGCGCAACCGGTACTTCGGTACAAGCCAGAATCAACTGTTGCGCACCGCGCGCCAGTAACGCCTTTGCCTGCTTTGCCAGCAATTCACCGCCCTCGTGCAGTGCGCCGCGCTTCACGGCATAACAGCCCGGCACAAACCACTGTTGCAGTTCATCGTCATTCGGCAGCAGTACCTCAATTCCCTGTTGCGCCAGGCGCTGCTGATACCAACCCGCATCCAGCGTGCCTTGCGTGGCAATCAACCCAACTCGCTGAGGTTTGTGAGCTAAATTCGCCAGCGACGCCATTGTGGCATCCACAATGTGCAACAGCGGCGCGTTGCTGGCGCGGCTGAGTTCGTCATACCAGTGATGCGCGGTGTTGCAGGGAATAGCGATATGGCTGGCGCCCGCCTGATTAAGCTTTTCAATTCCCTGAAGCAGTTGAGGCAGCGGCGAAGGCCCCAGCCCGGCCAGCGCTTTTTGCCGATCGGCGATTTGCGGCACGTTCCACACCACCGACGGCAGTTGCTGCTGGTCGCTATCGGCAGGCGTCGCCTGTAACAGCTTGTGCTGAAAATCGAGCGTGGCGAGCGGCCCCATGCCGCCCAGCACGCCCAGTAAGAAGGGTTTAGCCATGGCGGGCGTGCGCCTCCAGCACCTGGCGGTAACCGAATAGCCCGGCAGAGCCGCCGGTGTGGATAAACACGACATTCTCGTCATGCGTGAAGTAGCCTTTGCGAATCAGATCAATAAGCCCGGCGGCACCTTTACCGGAATAGACCGGGTCGAGCAAAATGCCTTCATGGCGGGCAAACAGCGTCAGCGCTTCCAGCATGCCTTCTGTCGGCAAACCATAGCCATCACCCACGTAGTCGCTATTGGCGGCTACCGCTTCACGCGGCAGATCGCCCGTCACGCCCAACAGTTCGCGCGTACGTGACGCCAGATTCCAGACATTCTCTTCCTGCTTCGCTTTAGGCGCGCGGACGCTGATGCCCAGCACCGGCACGTGGCTGTTAGTGGCAGTGAAACCGGCCACCAGCCCGGCTTGCGTCCCGGTGCTGCCAGTAGCGTGAACGACATGATCGATGCGTAGCCGTAACTGTGAGGACTGGAATAACAGTTCTTCTGCGCAAGCAACGTAACCCAGCGCGCCGATGGCGTTGGAGCCGCCACCGGGGATGACATACGGGCGATGCCCCTGTTCGCGCAGCTGTTCGGCATACTCTTCCATCGCTTTTTGCATATCCGTGCCGCCCGGCAGATGGGCGACAATTTCACCGCCCAGCAACTCATCCAGCAGTATGTTGCCAGAGCGCTGATAATCTTCACCAAAATCGGTAACGCGTTTTTCCAGAAGCACTTTGCTTGCCAGCCCGAGTTTCGCAGCCCCGGCAATGGTTTGCCGGACGTGGTTCGACTGCGTTGCGCCCTGGGTAATAATGACGTCTGCGTTTTTCGCCAGCGCATCCGCCAGCAAAAATTCCAGCTTGCGGGTTTTATTGCCGCCCGTCGCCAGACCGGTAGCGTCATCGCGTTTGATCCATATTTTGGGACCGCCCAGCAACGCACTTAAATTCTCCAGTGGTTCTAACGGCGTCGGGAAATGACCTAATGACAGGCGGGGGAAACGGGCCAGATGCATAATCGCTCCTTGGAAAACAGAGACAAACCGAAGCGAAATGCCACGGTTTTAATTCGGTAAATACGAGATGGATATTTACTATATAGATCTGTGTTCGCAGGCTAACGATAAATAATAAATATCGATGTGCAGGAAATAACTAAGCCATAAAAAAAGCCCTTCACAGTGGAAGGGCTTCGCAGATATTACTGGTCAACTTTCTTTTTCGCCGCGCGTTTAGCTTTGGTGGCAGCGGCTATTTTTTGCGTTTTTGCCGAGGGGGTTTTGGCTTTTTTCGCTTTGCTTTTACCTTTGCCTGCGGCATCACCGCGGAAGGCACTGTCCGGCTCAAAATTTACCTTTTTCCCCATCTGCCGACGCGGCGGCTTTTTACCGCCAACGTTTTTACCCGCAGCGCCTCTTTTCGTTCTTTCACGCTCGGTTTTACCGACATTGCGCGGCGCGCGTTCACTGGAGATCAGCGAGAAGTCGATCTTACGCTCATCCATATTGACGGCTTCAACCTTCACTTCTACCCGATCGCCGAGGCGATAGGTTTGCCCGCCGGATTCGCCAATCAGGCGCTGACCAATCTGGTCAAAACGGTAGTAGTCGTTGTCCAGCGAGGAGACATGCACCAGGCCATCGATAAACAGATCGTTCAGGCGCACAAAGAAACCGAAGCCGGTGACACTGGCGATAACGCCCGGGAAGATGTTGCCCACCTGATCCTGCATGAAATCGCACTTCAGCCAGTCCGACACTTCGCGGGTGGCTTCATCCGCGCGGCGTTCGGTCATTGAACAGTGCTGGCCCAGTTGCAGCACCTCTTCCATGCTGTAGTGCCAACCGCCGGTTTCCGTGCTGTTGCCCTTCAGCCCCTGCTCTTTCGCCAGCAGGTACTTAATGGCGCGGTGCAATGACAAATCCGGATAACGGCGGATCGGCGAGGTAAAGTGCGCATAGGATTGCAGCGCCAGCCCGAAGTGGCCACGGTTTTCCGGATCGTAAATCGCCTGTTTCATCGAGCGCAGCAGCATGGTTTGCAGCATCTCGTGATCGGGACGATCGGCAATCGACTCCAGCAGCGCAGCATAATCGCGCGGCTCCGGTTTGTTGCCGCCCGGCAGTTCCAGCCCCAGCTCGGCGAGCACGGAACGGAATGCGGTGATTGCGTCGTTGGTTGGTTTATCGTGAATACGGAACAGCGCCGGTTCGCCAGCTTTCTCGACAAAACGCGCTGCCGAGATGTTGGCGAGGATCATGCACTCTTCAATCAGTTTGTGCGCATCGTTACGCTGAGTCTGTTCGATACGTTCAATGCGGCGTTCGGCGTTGAAGATAAACTTCGCTTCTTCACTCTCAAACGAGATGCCGCCGCGTTCAGCACGCGCCTGGTCGAGCACTTTGTAGAGGTTATGCAGCTCTTCGATATGTTTCACCAGCGGCGCATACTGCTCGCGCAGCTCCTGATCGCCCTGCAACATATGCCACACTTTGGTGTAGGTCAGACGCGCATGGGAGCTCATCACCGCTTCGTAGAATTTAAAACCGGTTAAACGGCCTTTCGTCGAGACGGTCATTTCGCAGACCATACACAGGCGATCCACCTGCGGGTTGAGCGAACAGAGACCGTTTGAGAGCACTTCCGGCAGCATAGGCACGACCTGCGACGGGAAATACACCGAAGTGCCACGGTTGCGCGCTTCGTTGTCGAGCGCTGTTCCGTGTCGCACGTAATAGCTCACATCGGCAATCGCCACCCACAAACGCCAGCCACCGCCGCGTTTTTTCTCGCAATAAACGGCATCGTCGAAGTCGCGGGCGTCTTCGCCATCAATGGTAACCAGCGGCAGATCGCGTAGATCCACACGTCCCGCTTTTGCCTCTTCCGGTACTTGCTCTTTCAGCCCGGCAACCTGTTTTTCAACTTCTGGCGGCCACTGGTAAGGAATTTCATGGGTGCGCAGCGCCATATCGACGGCCATGCCGGTACCCATGTTGTCGCCAAGCACTTCAACAATCTTGCCGAGTGCTTTGGTGCGGCGTGTCGGACGCTGGGTTAACTCCACCACCACCACAAAGCCCATGCGCGCGCTCATGGTTTCTTCCGGCGGGATCAGGATGTCAAAGCTCATGCGGCTGTCGTCCGGAACGACAAAGCCAACGCCGGCATCGGTGAAGTAACGGCCAACAATTTGC
The Kosakonia oryzae genome window above contains:
- the rnr gene encoding ribonuclease R, whose amino-acid sequence is MSQDPFLERESEKYTNPIPSREFILDHLAKREKPASRDELAVELNIEGEEQNEALRRRLRAMERDGQLVFTRRQCYALPERLDLLKGVVIGHRDGYGFLRVEGRKDDLYLSSEQMKTCIHGDQVLAQPLGADRKGRREARIVRILVPKTGQIVGRYFTDAGVGFVVPDDSRMSFDILIPPEETMSARMGFVVVVELTQRPTRRTKALGKIVEVLGDNMGTGMAVDMALRTHEIPYQWPPEVEKQVAGLKEQVPEEAKAGRVDLRDLPLVTIDGEDARDFDDAVYCEKKRGGGWRLWVAIADVSYYVRHGTALDNEARNRGTSVYFPSQVVPMLPEVLSNGLCSLNPQVDRLCMVCEMTVSTKGRLTGFKFYEAVMSSHARLTYTKVWHMLQGDQELREQYAPLVKHIEELHNLYKVLDQARAERGGISFESEEAKFIFNAERRIERIEQTQRNDAHKLIEECMILANISAARFVEKAGEPALFRIHDKPTNDAITAFRSVLAELGLELPGGNKPEPRDYAALLESIADRPDHEMLQTMLLRSMKQAIYDPENRGHFGLALQSYAHFTSPIRRYPDLSLHRAIKYLLAKEQGLKGNSTETGGWHYSMEEVLQLGQHCSMTERRADEATREVSDWLKCDFMQDQVGNIFPGVIASVTGFGFFVRLNDLFIDGLVHVSSLDNDYYRFDQIGQRLIGESGGQTYRLGDRVEVKVEAVNMDERKIDFSLISSERAPRNVGKTERERTKRGAAGKNVGGKKPPRRQMGKKVNFEPDSAFRGDAAGKGKSKAKKAKTPSAKTQKIAAATKAKRAAKKKVDQ
- a CDS encoding ABC transporter permease, which encodes MKLRQHIVISVLSVAVFFVIWQVAATRQWVDPLLLPSLTDIGLTAEELLADGYRQVPLWQHVAVSLARALSAFAVAIAIGIPLGLLMGLSDGLSAVLNPFVQFLRPLPKIALIPLAVVWLGIGEASKFFLIFIATFLSVVVGASAAVERIGRARIRVAQTLGASKGQIFLRVVLPDALPELFTTVRLSIGIGWTSLIAAEMVAASSGLGWMVINASSYLRTDIVMLGILLLGGIGYLLDLLLLGLQRWLVPWAGKE
- the cuyA gene encoding D-cysteate sulfo-lyase: MHLARFPRLSLGHFPTPLEPLENLSALLGGPKIWIKRDDATGLATGGNKTRKLEFLLADALAKNADVIITQGATQSNHVRQTIAGAAKLGLASKVLLEKRVTDFGEDYQRSGNILLDELLGGEIVAHLPGGTDMQKAMEEYAEQLREQGHRPYVIPGGGSNAIGALGYVACAEELLFQSSQLRLRIDHVVHATGSTGTQAGLVAGFTATNSHVPVLGISVRAPKAKQEENVWNLASRTRELLGVTGDLPREAVAANSDYVGDGYGLPTEGMLEALTLFARHEGILLDPVYSGKGAAGLIDLIRKGYFTHDENVVFIHTGGSAGLFGYRQVLEAHARHG
- the cuyB gene encoding cysteate racemase, with amino-acid sequence MAKPFLLGVLGGMGPLATLDFQHKLLQATPADSDQQQLPSVVWNVPQIADRQKALAGLGPSPLPQLLQGIEKLNQAGASHIAIPCNTAHHWYDELSRASNAPLLHIVDATMASLANLAHKPQRVGLIATQGTLDAGWYQQRLAQQGIEVLLPNDDELQQWFVPGCYAVKRGALHEGGELLAKQAKALLARGAQQLILACTEVPVALEAIAAPFLAQTCDPSQALAQQCAQIWLDYHHSYSTHIQRNNSNK
- a CDS encoding taurine ABC transporter substrate-binding protein; translated protein: MKKSLCLLLAAGSLWLNTSVAATPAEVRVAYSGGSQVLMLAKADGSLDKALNTKVQWVQFASGADALSYFASNAIDIANFGSSPATAGIVRKLPVEIIGVSGVIASYERLIGKDGIKTLRDIEGKRVAYPPNSTAQYALEAAISVNKLDRSKITLLPLRPAEMVAAWKRGDIDAGYVWAPFAQELESSGGHQVFATKDLQKEGYLIYNNYVVRKAFAEQYPQAVTAFLRVHQQKVDEFKKDPERAAAIVAKEVGAPVTTAANTLGGLEYPTLSEQGTAAWLGNGTQTSASGIGKALSKTSNFLAGIGEIRKRDIPANWDSAIDSRYIREAAAAK